In Hallerella succinigenes, the following are encoded in one genomic region:
- a CDS encoding ribonuclease R family protein, translated as MQDLPSKEQIIAVVRDEPMVGSQLRRAMGITKHKKLAFKQLLAEMVNEGSLARTSNKEYTPGAGEPKYAEDSEDNRRPSAASRRKATYDDDESRVHRGVLSPDGNDWWQVTDSSTGKVYQMAHRSKVPGKDGETIAFTLYPHPKLKHSMLAKVDRSAMEGDLKWSDVKAQFLKDSSLPEGFSDSIMEFVNKQQAPSEKDLKDGRVDLRNLYILCIDPDGAMDHDDAISVEKRPDGGFHLGVHIADVSHYVPEGSELDDEALTRSFTQYLPWTSVPMLPDRLSSDLCSLHQGVDRLAFSCLIELDKDAHVESFAFKKSMVNITAGITYGEAVKRLEAGDEHVKALQEVTALLRENRRKNGILELGSTEFGCKFDENGEPEKIVPREENESDHWVEECMLIANQCCARELERRHLQGVYRIHEAPDTKDIMELYYQMPDLFKDSPISLRELGKPRRGDTNLNPDIFKLYQHLIARAKGDDEIIMRILRSMQKAHYDSNCFGHFALNWQDYAHFTSPIRRYADLWCHRELSRKTPDETDVKRAWDVVAVCSEISANEVKNQKTERMSLKVCATWLLRKHLGEEFNATVTGVQEWGIYVGVEDPQAEGLVRFRDIAGSDFYVFNPDKGIVYGKRSNKTFARGDKVRVRLLRANPVRGEADFAILEKIGDGRTSKMAKLDRAEAAENLGLVTQPDESELETLRPSERRKVRESYGGDRKANKRKAEREERVEYGRGRKRTSRRSEMDDEPRGRQSRGKKSFGRKKKTSTFGNSRRDSGHIHGKKR; from the coding sequence ATGCAAGATTTGCCCTCGAAAGAACAGATTATCGCCGTTGTGCGAGACGAGCCGATGGTCGGCAGTCAGCTCCGCCGTGCGATGGGCATTACGAAACACAAGAAATTGGCTTTTAAGCAGTTGCTTGCGGAAATGGTGAACGAAGGATCGCTCGCCCGTACAAGCAATAAGGAATACACGCCTGGGGCCGGCGAGCCGAAGTATGCAGAAGACAGCGAAGATAACCGCCGCCCGTCAGCGGCGAGCCGTCGTAAGGCGACTTACGATGATGACGAAAGCCGCGTCCACCGTGGCGTTTTAAGCCCGGATGGAAACGATTGGTGGCAGGTGACCGATTCGAGCACGGGTAAGGTTTACCAGATGGCGCATCGCAGCAAGGTTCCGGGCAAGGACGGCGAAACGATCGCGTTTACGCTGTATCCGCATCCGAAGCTCAAGCATTCGATGCTCGCGAAGGTGGACCGTTCTGCGATGGAAGGTGACCTTAAGTGGAGCGATGTAAAGGCTCAGTTCCTCAAGGATTCTTCGCTTCCGGAAGGCTTCTCGGATTCCATCATGGAATTTGTGAACAAGCAGCAGGCTCCGAGCGAAAAGGATTTGAAGGACGGCCGCGTGGATTTGCGAAACCTGTATATTCTTTGCATTGACCCGGACGGCGCCATGGACCATGACGATGCGATTTCGGTGGAAAAGCGTCCGGACGGCGGTTTCCATTTGGGCGTGCACATTGCCGATGTGAGCCATTACGTGCCGGAGGGTTCGGAACTCGATGACGAAGCTTTGACGCGCAGCTTTACGCAGTATTTGCCGTGGACTTCTGTGCCGATGCTTCCGGATCGCCTTTCGAGCGACCTGTGTTCTTTGCACCAGGGCGTGGACCGTCTCGCGTTCAGCTGCCTTATAGAACTTGACAAAGATGCCCATGTGGAATCCTTTGCGTTCAAGAAGAGTATGGTGAACATTACCGCGGGCATTACATACGGCGAAGCGGTCAAACGTTTGGAAGCGGGCGATGAACATGTGAAGGCCTTGCAGGAAGTGACAGCGCTCCTTCGTGAGAATCGTCGCAAGAACGGCATTTTGGAACTCGGCAGTACGGAATTCGGTTGTAAGTTTGACGAAAACGGCGAACCAGAAAAGATCGTGCCGCGAGAAGAAAACGAATCCGACCACTGGGTCGAAGAATGTATGCTCATTGCAAACCAGTGCTGCGCCCGAGAACTCGAACGTCGCCATTTGCAAGGTGTGTACCGTATTCACGAAGCTCCGGATACGAAGGACATTATGGAACTTTATTACCAGATGCCCGACCTGTTCAAGGACAGCCCGATTTCGCTCCGTGAACTCGGAAAGCCGCGCCGCGGCGATACGAACCTGAACCCGGATATCTTTAAGCTTTACCAGCATCTGATCGCCCGTGCTAAGGGAGATGATGAAATCATCATGCGCATTCTTCGCAGTATGCAGAAGGCGCATTACGATAGCAACTGCTTCGGTCACTTTGCGTTGAACTGGCAGGACTATGCACACTTCACAAGCCCGATCCGCCGTTATGCGGACCTTTGGTGCCACCGCGAACTTTCGCGCAAGACTCCGGATGAAACCGATGTGAAGCGCGCCTGGGATGTGGTGGCCGTCTGCTCCGAAATTTCGGCAAACGAAGTGAAGAATCAGAAGACGGAACGCATGTCTTTGAAGGTGTGCGCTACCTGGCTTTTGCGTAAACATTTGGGCGAAGAATTCAATGCGACCGTGACCGGTGTGCAGGAATGGGGCATTTACGTAGGTGTGGAAGATCCGCAGGCCGAAGGCCTTGTGCGTTTCCGCGACATCGCAGGCTCCGACTTCTACGTGTTTAATCCGGACAAGGGAATCGTTTACGGCAAGCGTAGCAACAAAACCTTTGCCCGCGGCGACAAGGTTCGCGTGAGGCTTCTCCGGGCCAATCCGGTTCGCGGTGAAGCGGACTTTGCAATCCTCGAAAAGATCGGCGACGGCAGAACCTCTAAAATGGCAAAGCTCGACCGTGCCGAAGCCGCCGAAAATCTGGGCCTTGTGACGCAACCGGATGAAAGCGAACTCGAAACGCTTCGCCCGAGCGAACGTCGCAAGGTGCGGGAATCCTACGGTGGCGACCGCAAGGCGAACAAACGCAAAGCGGAACGTGAAGAACGCGTCGAATACGGACGTGGGCGTAAGCGTACAAGCCGCCGTAGTGAAATGGATGACGAACCGCGTGGCCGTCAAAGCCGCGGAAAAAAATCCTTTGGTCGAAAAAAGAAAACTTCGACTTTTGGAAATTCGCGACGCGATTCCGGACACATTCATGGTAAAAAGCGATAA
- the ftsY gene encoding signal recognition particle-docking protein FtsY, whose protein sequence is MGLFSAIKKGLQKTREAILGEIKGIAGQGKVTDEMLEELEERLIKADVGTSAAFLLTDALREEALGKSLSQNEVLDILRSEAERFLVDPPKFEFKGNPHVFLVIGVNGAGKTTTIGKLAKKFADEGHKVMIAAADTFRAAAIEQLEVWAKRSGAEFVRHAEGSDPAAVAFDACQAAKARGCDVVFIDTAGRLQNKDYLMEELAKIVRVLKKIDPSYPHDMMLVLDGNTGQNAINQAKIFHKSFPLTGLVVTKLDGTAHGGSVLSIASSLKVPILWVGMGERIDQLVPFNKAEYVDGLFKE, encoded by the coding sequence ATGGGTTTGTTTTCTGCCATCAAAAAGGGCCTTCAGAAGACCCGCGAGGCGATCCTTGGCGAAATCAAGGGCATTGCCGGTCAAGGGAAAGTCACAGATGAAATGCTCGAGGAACTCGAAGAACGTTTGATCAAGGCGGATGTCGGTACGAGTGCCGCATTCCTTTTGACGGACGCTCTCCGTGAAGAGGCTTTGGGCAAGTCCCTTTCGCAAAACGAAGTCCTAGATATTTTGCGCTCCGAAGCGGAACGCTTTCTGGTGGACCCGCCGAAGTTTGAATTCAAGGGTAATCCGCACGTGTTCCTTGTAATCGGTGTGAACGGCGCCGGTAAAACGACGACAATCGGAAAGCTTGCAAAGAAGTTTGCAGACGAAGGCCACAAGGTGATGATCGCTGCGGCGGATACGTTCCGGGCGGCGGCGATTGAACAGCTTGAAGTTTGGGCAAAACGTTCGGGTGCGGAATTCGTGCGCCACGCGGAAGGCTCGGACCCGGCTGCGGTCGCCTTTGATGCTTGCCAGGCGGCCAAGGCGCGTGGCTGTGACGTCGTGTTCATCGATACCGCTGGTCGCTTGCAGAATAAAGATTACCTGATGGAAGAACTCGCAAAAATCGTCCGCGTGCTAAAGAAGATCGATCCGTCTTATCCGCACGATATGATGCTCGTTCTCGACGGCAACACGGGGCAGAATGCAATCAACCAGGCGAAGATCTTTCACAAAAGCTTCCCGCTGACGGGTCTTGTTGTGACAAAGCTCGACGGTACGGCTCACGGAGGTTCCGTTCTTTCGATTGCAAGTTCTCTGAAGGTGCCTATTCTCTGGGTGGGAATGGGTGAACGCATCGACCAGCTCGTGCCTTTTAACAAGGCGGAATATGTCGATGGACTCTTTAAGGAATAA
- a CDS encoding bifunctional 4-hydroxy-2-oxoglutarate aldolase/2-dehydro-3-deoxy-phosphogluconate aldolase, with translation MNKLLSSLQDMPVVGILRDIPEGAEESCAKTTAKCGLKAIEVTMNTDAAASIIARLKRFAKPLGIQVGAGTVRNLKDLDKALAAGAEFIVSPNTVESVIRKCVEENIPDIPGALTPTEIQSAYEFGASCVKIFPVSHVGGPSYIKALRGPFRDIPLLACGGVSTENVADYFKSGVNLVAFGASIFKPARMQANDWETIGKDLSIFIESVKSAIR, from the coding sequence ATGAACAAGCTCCTCTCCTCACTCCAAGACATGCCCGTCGTCGGCATTCTGCGCGACATCCCGGAAGGCGCCGAAGAATCCTGCGCCAAGACCACCGCCAAATGCGGTTTAAAAGCCATCGAAGTCACCATGAATACCGATGCAGCGGCAAGCATCATTGCAAGGCTCAAACGCTTCGCAAAGCCGCTTGGCATCCAAGTGGGAGCAGGCACCGTCCGCAACCTGAAAGATCTCGACAAGGCTCTTGCAGCGGGCGCGGAATTCATCGTTTCCCCGAATACCGTCGAATCGGTCATCCGCAAATGCGTCGAAGAGAACATTCCCGACATCCCAGGCGCGCTGACCCCGACCGAAATCCAGAGCGCCTATGAATTTGGCGCAAGCTGCGTCAAAATCTTCCCGGTGAGCCATGTCGGCGGACCTTCCTACATCAAAGCATTACGCGGCCCATTCCGCGACATTCCACTACTCGCCTGCGGTGGAGTCTCTACCGAAAACGTCGCGGATTACTTTAAAAGTGGCGTGAACCTCGTCGCCTTTGGCGCTAGCATTTTTAAGCCCGCACGGATGCAGGCAAACGATTGGGAAACCATCGGAAAGGATCTTTCGATTTTTATAGAAAGCGTAAAGTCGGCGATTCGCTAA
- a CDS encoding ATP-dependent Clp protease proteolytic subunit: MNAAKKAEKEQEKEQMPDFMKKAEEYFSNNRKIFLWNQVDDESAGKIVKQLLYLDSLSHDDIIFFINSPGGVISSGLAIYDAMNAIESDVVTVCCGQAASMGAVLLTAGAKGKRYAWPSARIMIHQPLIQGQMEGPASDIKIQAEEMLRIRSITTSIIAKTSGKTIEEVDRDTERDNFMSADEAKAYGLIDEVKSIL, translated from the coding sequence ATGAACGCCGCAAAGAAAGCCGAAAAAGAACAAGAAAAGGAACAGATGCCGGACTTCATGAAGAAGGCCGAAGAGTACTTTTCTAACAATCGTAAAATCTTTTTGTGGAATCAAGTGGACGACGAAAGTGCCGGCAAAATTGTGAAGCAGCTTTTGTATCTGGATTCCCTTTCCCATGACGATATTATTTTCTTCATCAACAGCCCGGGCGGCGTGATTTCTAGCGGCCTTGCAATTTACGATGCGATGAACGCAATTGAGAGTGACGTGGTGACGGTTTGCTGTGGTCAGGCGGCTTCGATGGGTGCTGTGCTTTTGACTGCCGGTGCAAAGGGAAAGCGTTATGCTTGGCCGTCCGCCCGCATCATGATTCACCAACCGTTGATCCAAGGTCAAATGGAAGGCCCTGCAAGCGACATCAAGATCCAGGCCGAAGAAATGCTTCGCATCCGCTCCATTACCACGAGCATCATTGCGAAGACAAGCGGCAAAACAATCGAAGAAGTCGATCGTGATACGGAACGCGATAACTTTATGTCGGCAGACGAAGCCAAGGCTTACGGACTGATCGACGAAGTGAAGAGCATTCTCTAA
- a CDS encoding thioredoxin family protein, with product MKLSFALCLAVLLCGMIASVFAKDAPKFKAVTTARDSVHWEDYTAALSSAKKDQKMIFVDIVADWCIPCREMEKTTYRDKQVVETLNKRFHPVRLNQAAEDTIQCDDKRLPVNRCFFNVWNLQAVPSYVLIAPKGLSILTYSNGLSADQMNILLMQFLSKEKEWIAE from the coding sequence ATGAAGCTCTCTTTCGCGCTTTGCCTGGCTGTTCTCCTTTGCGGAATGATTGCGTCCGTTTTTGCAAAAGACGCTCCGAAATTCAAAGCGGTGACGACGGCCCGCGATTCTGTGCACTGGGAAGATTACACGGCGGCCCTTTCTTCTGCTAAAAAAGATCAGAAGATGATCTTTGTCGACATCGTCGCGGACTGGTGCATTCCTTGCCGCGAAATGGAAAAGACGACTTACCGCGACAAGCAGGTCGTTGAAACTTTGAATAAACGCTTTCACCCGGTACGCTTAAACCAGGCCGCAGAAGATACGATCCAGTGCGACGACAAACGCTTGCCCGTGAACCGATGCTTCTTTAACGTTTGGAATCTTCAAGCGGTTCCTTCATACGTGCTGATCGCGCCGAAGGGACTTTCGATTCTCACTTATTCGAACGGCCTTTCCGCCGATCAGATGAATATCCTTTTGATGCAATTCCTGTCGAAGGAAAAGGAATGGATTGCTGAATGA
- a CDS encoding adenine-specific methyltransferase EcoRI family protein, which translates to MVRKIDHSLLDNAKANKKDEFYTQLLDIERELQYYEKHFKNKTVYCNCDDARVSNFYKFFVENFKRLGLKKLICACYKRDSQDLFEANEHAFYYEYAGKEKKYPTLKDVNYFKGNGDFRSNESVELLKQSDIVVTNPPFSLFREYVSQLEKYKKKFLIISNINAITYKEVFALIKENKVWMGVNMGRGISGFIVPKHYELYGLETKINGNGERIISPNNCMWLTNLDNAQRHEFIPLVKEYRGNEHAYPRFDNFDAINVNKTQDIPSDYNGIMGVPITFLHKFNPDQFKIIKFRKGNDERDLCINGKPTYFRILIQGQSKSR; encoded by the coding sequence ATAGTGCGTAAAATAGATCATTCTCTCTTGGACAACGCCAAGGCAAACAAAAAGGACGAATTCTACACGCAGCTTTTGGATATCGAAAGAGAATTACAGTATTACGAAAAACACTTCAAGAACAAAACGGTCTATTGCAACTGCGATGATGCCAGAGTCAGCAATTTTTACAAATTTTTTGTAGAAAATTTCAAACGGCTAGGTCTAAAAAAATTGATTTGCGCCTGCTACAAGCGAGACTCTCAGGACTTATTCGAAGCAAATGAACATGCGTTCTACTACGAATATGCCGGAAAAGAAAAAAAATACCCAACCCTAAAAGATGTTAACTATTTCAAGGGAAACGGTGATTTTCGGAGCAACGAGAGCGTTGAACTCCTGAAGCAAAGTGATATAGTCGTGACCAACCCACCATTTTCCTTGTTCAGGGAATATGTTTCCCAATTAGAAAAATACAAGAAAAAATTCCTGATCATCAGCAATATTAACGCCATTACATATAAAGAAGTTTTCGCACTGATAAAAGAAAATAAGGTGTGGATGGGAGTCAATATGGGTCGTGGAATTTCTGGTTTTATTGTGCCAAAACATTACGAACTCTATGGCCTAGAAACTAAAATCAATGGCAATGGCGAAAGAATTATTTCGCCGAACAACTGCATGTGGCTTACAAATCTGGATAATGCACAAAGGCATGAATTTATTCCTCTGGTCAAGGAATACAGGGGAAATGAACACGCTTATCCGCGATTTGACAACTTTGATGCTATCAACGTAAACAAGACTCAGGATATTCCGTCAGATTACAATGGAATTATGGGCGTTCCCATTACCTTTTTGCATAAGTTCAACCCAGACCAGTTCAAGATTATCAAATTCCGCAAAGGAAACGATGAACGGGATTTGTGCATCAACGGCAAGCCCACATACTTCAGAATTCTGATTCAAGGTCAATCCAAATCCCGCTGA
- a CDS encoding glycosyltransferase family 2 protein, with product MNFTPIEIAFWVLLFLLVHCYLIFPVTLPFLSELFSRKNRMIADKVNLPKVSILVSAYNEEAVIEKKILNFLEIDYPKELLEILIGDDGSADRTAEIVERYADKGIRLVKAPQNAGKAAMLNRLQGQASGEILVFCDANTMLFPNVIRKLVAPFADPQIGCVCGHLILTDKSGSPLGSGERSYWDLESEIKKFEGILDRLVGGNGALYAIRKSLYTQLPVKKSVMDDFFITVKVLQKGSFCTFDSSAIGTEQTSKEGSGEYRRKVRIGRANFNYLFSYLPLLNPFRPLLAYLFLSHKLLRWLTPHIALVLLVLNGILLTSGRPVYFVTMGLAVLFLLVALTKLSGSAYYFLLMNFAMLKGSFLSLAKEHGGGWKREARGDEEEEGTSTVVKVLPFVLSSALSFAALAPAPAQALTADVSAGVVNATEDLSEFNFNVSGHWWYPVDQMVFLGLGVDYQRFGDVTLVPVMGSAYMRLPFGSVMMPAATFDIGYAFGNDAQMIWRVGGGLDIKLGRYSSMLVLGGYENLRKTGDLVYLRCGLLLEL from the coding sequence ATGAATTTTACGCCGATAGAAATCGCCTTTTGGGTGCTGCTTTTTTTGCTCGTTCACTGCTATTTGATTTTCCCAGTGACACTTCCTTTTTTGAGCGAACTTTTCTCTCGTAAGAATCGCATGATTGCAGATAAAGTAAATCTTCCGAAGGTCTCGATTCTCGTTTCGGCGTACAACGAAGAAGCGGTCATCGAAAAGAAGATTTTGAACTTTCTCGAAATCGATTACCCGAAGGAACTGCTCGAAATTTTGATCGGCGACGACGGATCTGCGGACCGTACCGCGGAAATCGTAGAACGCTATGCGGACAAGGGCATTCGCCTGGTGAAGGCTCCGCAGAACGCGGGGAAGGCCGCCATGCTCAACCGTTTGCAGGGACAGGCTTCGGGCGAAATTCTCGTTTTCTGTGATGCGAATACGATGCTCTTTCCGAACGTGATTCGAAAGCTCGTCGCTCCGTTCGCCGATCCGCAAATCGGCTGCGTCTGCGGGCATTTGATTTTGACGGACAAGAGCGGAAGTCCGCTCGGCTCGGGCGAACGCAGCTACTGGGATCTAGAATCGGAAATCAAAAAGTTCGAAGGCATTCTCGATCGCCTTGTCGGCGGTAACGGCGCCCTTTATGCAATCCGCAAATCGCTGTACACACAGCTCCCGGTGAAGAAGAGTGTGATGGATGACTTCTTCATTACGGTCAAGGTTTTGCAGAAAGGTTCCTTCTGCACCTTCGATTCGAGTGCTATCGGAACGGAGCAGACTTCGAAGGAAGGCTCGGGCGAATACCGTCGCAAGGTGCGCATTGGGCGTGCGAACTTCAACTACTTGTTCTCTTACTTGCCGCTGCTCAATCCGTTCCGTCCGTTGCTCGCTTACCTGTTCCTTTCGCATAAACTTTTGCGCTGGCTGACTCCGCATATTGCGCTTGTGCTGCTCGTTTTGAACGGTATTCTTTTGACTTCCGGTCGTCCGGTTTATTTTGTGACGATGGGTCTTGCCGTTTTGTTCTTGCTTGTGGCTTTGACAAAACTTTCGGGAAGCGCCTACTACTTTTTGCTGATGAACTTTGCGATGCTCAAGGGCAGCTTCCTTTCGCTTGCGAAGGAACACGGTGGCGGTTGGAAGCGTGAAGCCCGTGGAGATGAAGAAGAGGAAGGAACTTCGACGGTTGTGAAGGTTTTGCCGTTTGTGCTTTCAAGTGCCCTTTCGTTTGCGGCTTTAGCACCAGCGCCTGCGCAAGCCTTGACCGCGGATGTGAGTGCGGGCGTTGTGAATGCGACGGAAGATCTTTCCGAATTCAATTTTAACGTGTCGGGCCACTGGTGGTATCCGGTCGATCAGATGGTTTTTTTGGGCCTTGGAGTGGACTACCAGCGCTTTGGCGATGTGACTCTTGTTCCGGTGATGGGAAGCGCCTATATGCGTTTGCCGTTTGGCAGCGTGATGATGCCTGCGGCGACTTTCGACATCGGTTATGCGTTTGGAAATGATGCCCAGATGATTTGGCGCGTAGGCGGTGGCTTGGATATTAAGCTTGGCCGCTATTCGTCGATGCTTGTGCTTGGCGGTTACGAGAATCTGCGAAAAACCGGAGATTTAGTCTATCTCCGTTGCGGTCTCCTGCTAGAACTTTAA
- a CDS encoding rhamnan synthesis F family protein: MTNPTSNLRKVLYASFQTGESLPGYIRYALEALCQTGYSVVYLTNERDLDASSHAFLDSHHIELFFTVNHGYDFGMWHRYIAYTAQFRREEWERLVLVNDSIVYFQNRFVKLFQTAEEMSADVVSLTSNEEQAPHLQSFFLFLKPKAIAPFCERLMDEPEGEDFYDTVTRFEVGTSVALREKGLTFDSIIHTPKPVLFSYPELIEQKFGFVKRKFLQKRWTRGEAYFFWDHDAGDALLLDYTRWIREKGSPDRDFDLKWLCEPEKTFLQKLQDVVRFVYYKFRWKLSNAKAKMGK, translated from the coding sequence ATGACGAATCCAACTTCCAACCTTCGCAAGGTCCTTTACGCCTCGTTTCAAACGGGGGAATCTTTACCGGGCTACATTCGCTATGCGCTGGAAGCTCTTTGCCAAACGGGTTATTCCGTTGTTTACCTGACAAACGAACGTGACTTGGACGCGTCTTCGCACGCGTTTCTCGACTCGCATCACATTGAGCTGTTCTTTACCGTAAATCACGGTTATGACTTTGGCATGTGGCATCGCTATATCGCATACACGGCCCAGTTTCGCCGAGAAGAGTGGGAGCGTTTGGTGCTCGTGAACGATTCCATCGTTTATTTTCAGAATCGGTTTGTGAAGCTTTTCCAGACCGCAGAAGAAATGTCTGCCGATGTGGTTTCTCTGACTTCGAATGAAGAGCAGGCTCCGCATTTGCAGTCGTTCTTTTTGTTTTTGAAGCCGAAGGCGATTGCGCCGTTTTGCGAACGTTTAATGGATGAACCGGAAGGGGAAGATTTTTACGATACGGTGACCCGTTTTGAAGTCGGCACGAGTGTCGCTTTGCGTGAAAAGGGTTTGACTTTTGATTCGATCATTCATACGCCGAAGCCAGTGCTCTTTTCGTATCCGGAACTAATCGAGCAAAAGTTTGGCTTTGTAAAACGCAAGTTCTTGCAAAAAAGATGGACCCGAGGAGAAGCCTATTTCTTCTGGGATCATGATGCTGGGGATGCGCTCCTTTTGGATTATACCCGTTGGATTCGAGAAAAGGGTTCACCCGATCGCGACTTCGATTTGAAATGGCTCTGCGAACCGGAAAAGACGTTCTTGCAGAAATTGCAAGACGTGGTCCGATTTGTATATTATAAATTCCGCTGGAAGCTTTCGAATGCGAAAGCGAAAATGGGGAAATGA
- the mnmE gene encoding tRNA uridine-5-carboxymethylaminomethyl(34) synthesis GTPase MnmE, which yields MKKTVEQTIVAPATPHGTSALAVIRVSGPETRSILRKMFHCESPTPRMATLAVARHPETQKKLDSLLYIFYAAPNSYTGEDSLELFPHGNPLIVRSLIDAMCSLENVRIAYRGEYTKRAFLNGKMDLVQAESVADVIHSQTLSALDNAHKLLSGKFSKDVHELAHKLKDISARIELEVDFVEEEADPDFAGWKDRFSEIQEKVKDLIRHFKNSGAINKKPRIVLYGAPNAGKSSLLNALLKENRVLVSDIPGTTRDFIEVSLPLPSGEATLIDTAGIAEVAQNALDERSMEKSVEAIESADLAICLVDATQANTAEAQKQIAEAKEKGHWIVYSKIDLAGNAPIPSDVTLTLSSKAGTGLSELVQMLDKALFPEGETSDEYWITSERECAALREADAGLDRIQTLLDTNPAVELIAFELRSVANSLAEIVGEISSEDVLQTIFNGFCIGK from the coding sequence ATGAAGAAAACTGTAGAACAGACGATTGTTGCCCCTGCTACCCCGCACGGAACATCCGCGCTAGCCGTCATCCGCGTGAGCGGACCTGAAACGCGCTCCATTTTAAGAAAAATGTTCCACTGCGAATCCCCGACACCTCGCATGGCAACTCTTGCAGTGGCAAGGCATCCCGAAACGCAAAAAAAACTCGATTCCCTGCTGTACATTTTTTACGCAGCCCCCAATTCCTATACAGGCGAAGATTCGCTCGAACTTTTTCCGCACGGGAACCCTCTGATTGTCCGCAGCTTAATCGATGCGATGTGCAGCCTTGAAAACGTGCGCATCGCTTACCGGGGAGAATACACAAAGCGCGCTTTCTTGAACGGCAAAATGGACCTTGTGCAAGCGGAATCCGTAGCCGATGTAATTCACAGTCAAACGCTTTCTGCTTTAGACAATGCGCACAAGCTTTTATCGGGAAAGTTCTCCAAGGACGTTCACGAACTTGCGCACAAATTAAAAGACATCTCTGCCCGCATCGAACTCGAAGTGGATTTTGTGGAAGAAGAAGCGGACCCCGATTTTGCGGGCTGGAAAGATCGTTTTAGCGAAATTCAAGAAAAAGTCAAAGACCTTATCCGTCATTTCAAAAATTCCGGAGCGATCAACAAAAAACCGCGTATCGTTCTGTACGGAGCACCGAATGCGGGAAAATCGAGCCTGCTGAACGCCCTTCTAAAAGAAAACCGCGTTCTCGTCAGTGATATTCCCGGCACGACCCGCGACTTTATCGAAGTTTCTTTACCGCTTCCCTCGGGCGAAGCGACGCTGATCGATACCGCAGGCATCGCCGAAGTCGCCCAGAATGCGCTCGACGAGCGTTCCATGGAAAAAAGCGTCGAAGCGATCGAATCCGCAGACCTCGCGATTTGCCTTGTGGACGCCACCCAAGCAAACACAGCCGAAGCGCAAAAGCAAATCGCCGAAGCCAAAGAAAAAGGGCACTGGATCGTCTATTCCAAAATCGATCTCGCAGGTAACGCTCCCATTCCAAGCGACGTCACGCTCACCCTTTCTTCCAAAGCGGGAACAGGCCTTTCGGAACTCGTGCAAATGCTCGACAAGGCGCTCTTTCCCGAAGGCGAAACAAGCGACGAATACTGGATTACAAGCGAACGAGAATGCGCCGCCCTGCGTGAAGCCGACGCAGGACTTGACCGCATCCAAACGCTTCTCGACACCAATCCCGCCGTGGAACTCATCGCCTTCGAACTTCGCTCCGTCGCCAATTCCTTGGCAGAAATCGTTGGCGAAATTTCGAGCGAAGACGTTCTGCAAACGATTTTCAACGGCTTCTGCATCGGAAAGTAA
- a CDS encoding menaquinone biosynthetic enzyme MqnA/MqnD family protein, with protein sequence MNLRVGRIPFLVCAPFFHLFLNDEARFEGYSFDDGAPSALNQKLWTGEIHLAPASSIAYARAPQDLVLAPDLCTSCKLEVNSVELFSRYPLNELSGKRIYMTSQSGTSVALLRVICSQYANVRPEYVTERADCDAALLIGDEALIEKAKGSWPYCYDMALLWRDWHGLPFVFGAWSIHRLALSCEMRPRLEAFLENVRESIAKFRACPQKALKKWAERYPVPFTAEELKGYYDSLDYEFTDERKKSLQLYFNLCVKEEILSESPTLRFL encoded by the coding sequence ATGAACTTGCGTGTTGGAAGAATCCCTTTTTTGGTGTGCGCTCCGTTTTTTCATCTTTTTTTGAACGATGAAGCGCGTTTTGAAGGCTATTCTTTTGACGATGGAGCGCCGAGCGCTCTGAATCAAAAACTTTGGACGGGTGAAATCCACTTGGCGCCTGCATCTTCGATCGCTTATGCCCGTGCGCCGCAGGATCTTGTCCTTGCTCCGGATCTTTGCACATCGTGCAAGCTCGAAGTGAATTCTGTGGAACTCTTTTCCCGCTATCCGCTGAACGAGCTTTCGGGCAAGCGCATTTACATGACTTCGCAGAGTGGAACGTCGGTTGCCCTTTTGCGGGTCATTTGCTCGCAGTATGCAAACGTTCGCCCGGAATATGTGACAGAACGCGCAGATTGTGACGCGGCACTCCTTATCGGAGATGAGGCTTTGATCGAAAAGGCGAAAGGCTCTTGGCCGTATTGCTACGACATGGCTCTTCTCTGGAGAGACTGGCACGGGCTTCCGTTCGTGTTCGGGGCGTGGAGTATTCATCGTTTGGCGCTTTCGTGCGAGATGCGTCCAAGACTTGAAGCCTTCCTTGAAAATGTGCGCGAGTCGATTGCAAAGTTTCGTGCGTGTCCGCAGAAAGCATTAAAAAAATGGGCGGAGCGTTACCCCGTCCCATTCACTGCGGAAGAATTAAAAGGCTATTACGATTCTCTCGATTACGAATTTACAGACGAAAGAAAAAAATCCTTGCAGCTGTATTTTAATTTGTGTGTAAAAGAGGAGATCCTTAGCGAATCGCCGACTTTACGCTTTCTATAA